From a region of the Posidoniimonas polymericola genome:
- a CDS encoding type II secretion system F family protein, with translation MPTFQFEAMDATGAEIKDVIDAPTEEEAQATIRQMGYFVTKISVKKSRKKTESAGPAKKKRGFVFGGVKSKDLTAFTRQLSILQDAGLPILRSLRILANQSKPGRLKYSLEDTCEEIEAGATLSEAMAKSPKCFDRLYVNMIKAGEAGGALELILQRLADFKERAESLKRKIKGAMIYPVIVVTVAVLILTGIMIWIVPAFKTIFTDFGLDLPAATVMLIAIADWVKEYWYLIPTIPTSIWLGVKLIRKFKQGRIGWDQFANKVPIFGQLVEKNTLARTTRTLGTLVASGVPILEALNITRDTAGNAAFERMFQKISDAIREGESIAKPMKENATMGLHPVTAFFWAAFVGGPIGLLIYMLKLRQPIVNDLVVNMVDVGEETGELDTMLYKVADVYDEEVAVLTDSLTKLMEPLLIIFLGGAVGFIVVALFIPLVSLIQNLSG, from the coding sequence ATGCCTACCTTCCAGTTCGAAGCGATGGACGCCACCGGCGCCGAGATCAAGGACGTGATCGACGCGCCGACCGAGGAAGAAGCGCAGGCGACCATCCGGCAGATGGGCTACTTCGTGACCAAGATCTCGGTCAAGAAGAGCCGCAAGAAGACCGAGTCCGCCGGGCCCGCCAAGAAAAAGCGCGGCTTTGTGTTTGGCGGCGTGAAGAGCAAGGACCTGACCGCCTTCACGCGGCAGCTCTCCATCCTGCAGGACGCGGGTCTGCCGATCCTCCGCAGCCTCCGCATCCTGGCGAACCAGTCGAAGCCGGGCCGCCTGAAGTACTCGCTCGAGGACACCTGCGAAGAGATCGAGGCCGGCGCCACCCTCTCCGAGGCGATGGCCAAGAGCCCCAAGTGCTTCGACCGCCTGTACGTCAACATGATCAAGGCCGGCGAGGCGGGCGGCGCCCTCGAGCTCATCCTCCAGCGCCTGGCCGACTTCAAGGAACGCGCCGAATCGCTCAAGCGGAAGATCAAGGGCGCGATGATCTACCCGGTGATCGTCGTCACGGTCGCCGTGCTGATCCTCACCGGCATCATGATCTGGATCGTGCCGGCGTTTAAGACAATCTTCACCGACTTCGGCCTCGACCTGCCGGCGGCCACCGTCATGCTGATCGCCATCGCCGACTGGGTCAAAGAGTACTGGTACCTGATCCCCACCATCCCGACCAGCATCTGGCTCGGCGTGAAGCTGATCCGCAAATTCAAGCAGGGCCGCATCGGCTGGGACCAGTTCGCCAACAAGGTGCCGATCTTTGGCCAGCTGGTCGAGAAGAACACGCTCGCCCGCACCACCCGGACGCTCGGCACCCTGGTGGCCTCGGGCGTGCCGATCCTCGAGGCGCTCAACATCACCCGCGACACGGCCGGCAACGCGGCGTTCGAGCGGATGTTCCAGAAGATCTCCGACGCGATCCGCGAGGGCGAGTCGATCGCCAAGCCGATGAAGGAGAACGCCACGATGGGGCTGCACCCGGTCACGGCGTTCTTCTGGGCGGCATTTGTCGGCGGCCCGATCGGGCTGCTGATCTACATGCTCAAGCTCCGCCAGCCAATCGTCAACGACCTGGTCGTCAACATGGTGGACGTCGGCGAAGAGACCGGCGAGCTCGACACCATGCTCTACAAAGTAGCCGACGTCTACGACGAAGAGGTCGCGGTGCTCACCGACAGCCTCACCAAGCTGATGGAGCCCCTGCTGATTATCTTCCTCGGCGGCGCGGTCGGCTTCATCGTGGTCGCGCTCTTTATCCCGTTGGTCAGCCTGATCCAAAACCTGTCGGGTTAA
- a CDS encoding type II secretion system protein, translating to MSTTQPAISRQRSAFTLVELLVVITIIGILVALLLPAIGAARRAALRTRIAGDVNGVAEAIEIFKNDVSGGAYPPDAYAGSTNVVRDAVLNDFKRFFNKCFPRHRESDDLLKALVGYAGANDGTASSPNLGGGLSPAEACVFWRQKFSSDERYPISGEGGPAYAANGIEDLAVRNWISRPDDGRLGPKDESGKFAGRILKFQSPVDSSVELWINLWQHFPSGSEEPLVYFDASRGVRDVKHEKLKEQLAKGDTAANAGYVFSIKALKTGANSGNNADIKLANEGKFQVYHAGVDGAWGDFAGAFEMAPSPDPSAPYRGTMLLYPNGPFNGEIADTIVNFADNVTLENSQP from the coding sequence ATGAGTACCACGCAACCCGCAATCAGCCGACAGCGATCCGCCTTCACCCTGGTCGAGCTGCTGGTGGTGATCACCATCATCGGCATCCTGGTGGCGCTCTTGCTGCCGGCCATCGGCGCCGCCCGCCGCGCCGCGTTGCGGACCCGCATCGCCGGCGACGTGAACGGCGTCGCCGAGGCGATCGAGATCTTCAAGAACGACGTGTCGGGCGGGGCGTATCCTCCAGACGCGTACGCGGGGTCGACCAATGTCGTTCGAGACGCGGTGCTCAATGACTTCAAGCGGTTCTTCAACAAGTGCTTCCCGCGGCACCGTGAGTCGGACGATCTCTTGAAAGCGCTGGTCGGATATGCCGGGGCGAACGACGGCACGGCGAGTAGTCCCAACCTGGGCGGCGGGCTCTCTCCTGCAGAAGCGTGCGTCTTCTGGCGGCAGAAGTTCAGTTCAGACGAACGGTACCCAATTTCGGGTGAGGGTGGCCCGGCCTACGCCGCCAATGGCATCGAGGACCTGGCGGTACGCAACTGGATCAGCCGCCCCGACGACGGCCGGCTCGGTCCTAAGGACGAGTCCGGCAAGTTCGCCGGCCGTATCCTCAAATTCCAGTCTCCGGTCGACAGCAGCGTCGAACTCTGGATCAACCTCTGGCAGCACTTCCCGTCGGGCTCCGAGGAACCACTGGTGTACTTCGACGCCTCGCGTGGCGTCCGTGATGTGAAGCATGAGAAGCTAAAGGAACAGCTTGCCAAGGGCGACACCGCCGCGAATGCCGGCTACGTCTTCTCGATTAAGGCCCTCAAGACGGGCGCCAACTCGGGCAACAACGCTGACATCAAGCTCGCCAACGAGGGCAAGTTCCAGGTGTACCACGCCGGCGTCGACGGCGCGTGGGGCGACTTCGCCGGGGCCTTTGAGATGGCGCCCTCGCCCGACCCGTCGGCGCCCTACCGCGGCACGATGCTGCTCTACCCCAACGGCCCGTTCAACGGCGAGATCGCCGACACCATCGTCAACTTCGCCGACAACGTCACGCTGGAGAACTCGCAGCCGTGA
- a CDS encoding type II secretion system protein — MIADCRFWISVLGLGPRTRGARRRVRNPQSPIRNRHAFTLVELLVTITIIGILASMLLGASSLAMNTARVSRTESLVTRLHTLVSQHYDSFRHRRVEVRELSGGAKRQVGYRLEATYEQLRLELPDRWTDITLAEIKDPPIVVNSPAGTPLIRLEERPPMSRMYLRRYNRLAAAGVSREDLVKNQGAECLYMIVMLACGDGESAGLFKESDIGDTDGDGAPEFIDSWGNPIEFLRWAPGFDSDVQLNAAKLQQIASKPAEYMQVNFPNASQNASPENAVRLAISADHDPFDVFRVSTYADGDPPRGYRLVPLIYSAGPNQEYGIASPNPDDKIGVKDDLTYQPTANPLDPYAPVDHDSSSSTDAVYLGQALDRAAATDNIHNHLITGR, encoded by the coding sequence GTGATCGCCGATTGCAGATTTTGGATTTCGGTTCTCGGATTAGGGCCACGCACTCGCGGTGCGCGCCGCCGGGTCCGGAATCCCCAATCCCCAATCCGAAATCGCCACGCCTTCACGCTGGTCGAGCTGCTCGTGACGATCACCATCATCGGGATCCTGGCGAGCATGCTGCTGGGCGCGTCGTCGCTGGCGATGAACACGGCCCGCGTGTCGCGGACCGAGTCGCTCGTCACCCGGCTGCACACGCTGGTGTCGCAGCACTACGACTCGTTCCGCCACCGGCGGGTGGAGGTGCGAGAGCTGTCGGGCGGCGCCAAGCGGCAGGTCGGCTACCGACTGGAGGCGACCTACGAGCAGCTGCGTTTGGAACTGCCCGACCGCTGGACCGACATCACGCTGGCCGAAATTAAAGATCCTCCCATTGTCGTCAATTCGCCGGCCGGAACGCCGCTCATTCGTCTTGAGGAACGCCCGCCGATGTCGCGGATGTACCTGCGGCGCTACAACCGGTTGGCGGCGGCGGGCGTGTCGCGGGAGGACCTGGTGAAGAACCAGGGCGCCGAGTGCCTGTACATGATTGTGATGCTCGCCTGCGGCGACGGCGAGTCGGCCGGGCTGTTCAAGGAGTCGGACATCGGCGACACCGACGGCGACGGCGCGCCCGAGTTCATCGACTCGTGGGGCAACCCGATCGAGTTCCTCCGCTGGGCGCCCGGCTTCGACTCCGACGTGCAGCTCAACGCCGCGAAGCTGCAGCAGATCGCGTCCAAGCCGGCTGAGTACATGCAGGTCAACTTCCCGAACGCCAGTCAAAACGCCTCGCCCGAGAATGCGGTGCGGCTCGCGATCTCCGCCGACCACGACCCGTTCGACGTGTTCCGCGTCAGCACCTACGCGGACGGCGACCCGCCGCGAGGCTACCGGCTTGTGCCGCTGATCTACTCGGCCGGTCCCAACCAGGAGTACGGCATCGCCTCGCCGAACCCCGACGACAAGATCGGCGTCAAGGACGATCTGACCTACCAGCCGACCGCCAACCCGCTCGACCCGTACGCGCCGGTCGACCACGACAGCAGCAGCTCGACCGACGCGGTGTACCTGGGCCAGGCCCTCGACCGCGCCGCGGCCACCGACAACATCCACAACCACCTCATCACCGGACGGTAA
- a CDS encoding pilus assembly FimT family protein — protein MTLVELLVVITILGILLGAAIPVLSPADDSRRLREAARAVNTFIAGAKSRAKETGRPFGVAFKKLSQDTGRSGPRDSSDSNYLKDLDNVANDNGVCLELYYVEEPPPYAGFDSNARVMLGTDAVGGGVFNAGQIMVRYVRVGNDVAQNNDGLPPGYDSDEIPTGLFRPGDQMVVGDMRLSLSDTASGGSELTNGFYTTGMGNPANSMFATPLDGSLTSVAYVYDSNGRRLNDTPQSAWFDGRFWTEPLRYKILRQPTKASGEPLLMNEKTAIDLEASGFGNGVRLHDPYQTDSSGDPYPRSNPNEVIVMFTPEGAMNEAYLNTGPGTAGVQRSLISSNLFVLVGLRENLPAPETDFYNFSGTDRDKQDEKAKLNWLNGDSRWVVVGAQTGAVATVENAFVNPQTYAGSALPPAGNMLDGSRSQALQGRRDAEVTAAREFARQAVSQGGR, from the coding sequence ATGACGCTGGTCGAGCTGCTGGTGGTGATCACGATCCTCGGCATCCTGCTCGGCGCGGCGATCCCGGTGCTCTCGCCGGCCGACGACTCGCGGCGCCTCCGCGAGGCGGCCCGGGCGGTCAACACGTTCATCGCCGGCGCGAAGAGCCGCGCCAAGGAGACCGGCCGCCCGTTCGGCGTGGCCTTCAAGAAGCTCTCGCAGGACACCGGCCGGTCGGGCCCCCGCGACTCGAGTGATTCGAACTACCTGAAAGACCTAGACAACGTCGCCAATGACAACGGCGTCTGCCTCGAGCTGTACTACGTCGAGGAGCCGCCGCCCTACGCGGGCTTCGACAGCAACGCCCGGGTGATGCTGGGGACCGATGCGGTAGGCGGCGGCGTTTTCAACGCCGGGCAGATCATGGTGCGTTACGTGCGCGTTGGCAACGATGTTGCCCAGAACAACGATGGACTTCCGCCTGGGTACGACTCCGACGAGATCCCGACCGGATTGTTTCGGCCGGGTGACCAGATGGTGGTAGGCGACATGCGTTTGTCGTTGTCAGACACCGCCAGTGGCGGCAGCGAATTGACCAACGGGTTTTACACCACAGGGATGGGGAATCCGGCGAACTCGATGTTCGCAACGCCGCTGGATGGGAGCCTAACCTCGGTCGCTTACGTGTACGACTCCAACGGCCGAAGGCTCAACGATACGCCGCAGTCGGCATGGTTCGACGGCCGCTTCTGGACCGAGCCGCTCCGCTACAAGATCCTCCGCCAGCCGACCAAGGCCTCGGGCGAGCCGCTGCTGATGAACGAGAAGACCGCCATCGATCTCGAGGCCTCTGGCTTCGGCAACGGCGTGCGGCTGCACGATCCCTACCAGACCGATTCGAGCGGAGACCCCTATCCTCGCAGCAACCCGAATGAAGTCATTGTGATGTTCACGCCCGAGGGCGCCATGAACGAGGCCTACCTCAACACCGGCCCCGGCACGGCCGGCGTCCAGCGTTCGCTGATCAGCAGCAACCTGTTCGTGCTGGTCGGCCTGCGGGAGAACCTCCCCGCGCCGGAGACCGACTTCTACAACTTCAGCGGGACCGACCGCGACAAGCAGGACGAGAAGGCGAAGCTCAACTGGCTCAACGGCGACTCCCGCTGGGTGGTGGTCGGCGCCCAGACCGGCGCGGTGGCGACGGTCGAGAACGCGTTCGTCAATCCACAGACGTACGCCGGATCGGCACTCCCGCCAGCAGGCAATATGCTCGACGGGAGCCGCAGTCAGGCGCTGCAGGGCCGCCGCGACGCCGAGGTCACCGCCGCCCGCGAGTTCGCGCGGCAGGCGGTCTCGCAGGGTGGCAGGTAG
- a CDS encoding type IV pilus modification PilV family protein → MNDSILQSGKRNGERRRRARVAAVRFPLSALPFRRAITLIEVLISMGVLTLGILGVAALFPVGGHYARKANTYDRADAAAAAALNDAVTRGLVDPENWVSYELREAAPGAIWGGAYRQNDRAAYASFTRPFARDLRGRLQSPAYHATSTQKYVREWALNHQAGSIYFVDPVGVASGVNNLNQSQSAEALRTVPASVLSMAPITRQSYAWWQPWRITAAINRVSIARPNSPSSYPNPISLAMADRLTAIPDDLVVDLGDQADRPSQQRVLTVDYDGPSGSAPPVPGPRQAQKHFTYMLTVVPRTLEGRNALAFGGRNESYDVSAVVFDRRPLNRFNATDGFGGSETLARSERFCIGTVVSSGANGGEIRLSYNKNDAPDVYFNKGIETQLPWKDLEPGGYAMVYGPSPNSTPDRPQLFAQWYRVVAIDDQVTPSTSNVFVGPSVALRGPDWPWGETSRAEPGQNNVGDYGDPPSGVQDDLRVLIFDGVVAVHTRTMRLDAGTAWEQ, encoded by the coding sequence ATGAACGATTCGATCCTCCAAAGCGGAAAGCGGAATGGCGAAAGGCGGCGCCGTGCGCGCGTTGCTGCCGTCCGCTTTCCCCTTTCCGCACTCCCCTTTCGCCGGGCGATTACGCTGATCGAGGTGCTGATCTCGATGGGCGTGCTGACGCTCGGCATCCTCGGCGTGGCGGCCCTGTTCCCGGTCGGCGGCCACTACGCCCGCAAGGCCAATACCTACGACCGCGCCGACGCGGCGGCCGCCGCCGCGCTGAACGACGCCGTCACCCGCGGGCTGGTGGACCCGGAGAACTGGGTGAGTTATGAGCTGCGCGAGGCGGCGCCAGGCGCCATCTGGGGCGGCGCCTACCGCCAAAACGATCGCGCTGCCTATGCTTCATTCACGCGTCCGTTCGCCCGTGACCTGCGTGGCCGTTTGCAATCGCCGGCCTACCACGCCACGAGTACCCAGAAGTACGTCCGGGAGTGGGCACTGAATCATCAGGCGGGATCGATTTACTTTGTCGACCCGGTGGGCGTGGCGTCGGGCGTTAATAACCTCAACCAGAGTCAGAGTGCCGAAGCGTTGCGAACAGTGCCCGCTTCGGTCCTCTCGATGGCGCCCATCACACGGCAGTCGTACGCGTGGTGGCAACCGTGGAGGATTACCGCGGCGATCAATCGTGTAAGCATCGCACGCCCGAACTCGCCTTCGTCGTATCCTAACCCCATCTCGCTTGCGATGGCGGACCGTTTGACGGCGATTCCCGACGACTTGGTCGTCGACCTGGGCGATCAGGCCGACCGGCCCTCGCAGCAGAGGGTGTTGACCGTGGACTACGACGGCCCATCGGGCTCGGCGCCGCCCGTGCCGGGGCCGCGTCAGGCCCAAAAACACTTCACCTACATGCTGACGGTCGTGCCCCGCACGCTGGAGGGACGCAATGCCCTCGCGTTCGGCGGTCGCAACGAGTCGTACGATGTCTCCGCGGTTGTGTTCGACCGCCGCCCGCTTAATCGCTTCAACGCAACGGATGGCTTTGGGGGCTCGGAAACGCTTGCTAGGTCCGAGCGGTTCTGCATCGGCACCGTGGTAAGCAGCGGCGCCAACGGCGGCGAGATACGGTTGTCCTACAACAAGAATGACGCACCCGACGTGTATTTCAATAAGGGCATCGAGACTCAACTCCCGTGGAAAGACCTAGAGCCGGGCGGCTACGCCATGGTGTACGGCCCCTCCCCGAACTCGACGCCCGATCGTCCGCAGCTGTTCGCCCAATGGTACCGCGTCGTCGCGATCGACGACCAAGTAACTCCGTCGACCAGCAATGTGTTCGTGGGGCCGAGTGTTGCGCTCCGCGGGCCGGACTGGCCGTGGGGGGAGACCTCGCGGGCAGAGCCGGGGCAGAACAACGTCGGCGACTACGGCGATCCGCCGTCAGGCGTCCAAGACGACCTCCGCGTGCTGATCTTCGACGGGGTCGTGGCGGTCCACACCCGCACGATGCGACTCGACGCGGGCACGGCGTGGGAACAGTAG
- a CDS encoding TlpA family protein disulfide reductase — translation MGKERATMAKKSSDNLLPMILVGVLLTAAVLLRPRWGGAVDQTAQPLPPLATAAWLNSDGAPKLDGKIVVMDAWFTTCPPCLQSLPKLARLHEKYAGDSRVQFIGVTFEPEENLPQIQAVVDRIDGFTWPVAYAAQRQLDMLDIHMFPTLVVFDQSGTSVWRGHDLGGLEAQIDSML, via the coding sequence ATGGGTAAGGAACGCGCCACGATGGCCAAGAAGAGCTCAGACAACCTCCTGCCAATGATCCTGGTCGGCGTGCTGCTGACCGCTGCGGTGCTGCTACGTCCGCGGTGGGGCGGGGCGGTCGATCAAACGGCGCAGCCGCTGCCGCCGCTGGCGACCGCCGCGTGGCTGAACTCCGACGGCGCCCCCAAGCTGGACGGCAAGATCGTCGTGATGGACGCCTGGTTCACGACCTGCCCGCCGTGCCTGCAGTCGCTGCCGAAGCTGGCGCGGCTGCACGAGAAGTACGCCGGCGACTCCCGCGTGCAGTTCATCGGCGTGACCTTCGAGCCGGAGGAGAACCTCCCTCAGATCCAGGCGGTCGTCGACCGGATCGACGGCTTCACCTGGCCGGTGGCGTACGCCGCGCAGCGGCAGCTCGACATGCTCGACATCCACATGTTCCCGACGCTGGTGGTGTTCGACCAGAGCGGCACGTCGGTATGGCGGGGCCACGACTTGGGCGGCCTCGAGGCGCAGATCGACAGCATGCTGTGA
- the fhcD gene encoding formylmethanofuran--tetrahydromethanopterin N-formyltransferase — translation MPWLVRLSAAREDGAMQIGATEIIDTFAEAFRMRYTRLVLTALDEHWLDAAARELCGYGSSVIGCDAEIAVEQKVDAADTPDGRPGLLVMAFGFSSEALGKAMPKRVGQCVMTCPTTAVYNAMPESEEQIPLGSQLRYFGDGFQKSKVLDGRRYWRVPVMDGEFVCEEQLGVAKGVAGGNIIVQGIDQAAALASARRVSKALAPLAGVITPFPGGVVRSGSKVGSRYKGLVASTNDAFCPTLRGRVEGGRVESELVDAAQAACEIVFNGESEEAVGHATRVALQAAAGDGVPAVSAGNYGGKLGKFHFHLKDYC, via the coding sequence ATGCCATGGCTTGTGCGGCTGTCGGCGGCCCGCGAAGATGGGGCGATGCAGATCGGGGCCACCGAGATCATTGACACCTTTGCCGAAGCGTTCCGCATGCGGTACACGCGGCTGGTCTTGACGGCGCTCGACGAGCACTGGCTCGACGCGGCCGCGCGGGAATTGTGCGGGTACGGGTCGAGCGTGATCGGCTGCGACGCCGAGATCGCCGTCGAGCAGAAGGTCGATGCGGCCGACACGCCCGACGGGCGGCCGGGGCTGCTGGTGATGGCGTTCGGGTTCTCGAGCGAGGCCCTCGGCAAGGCGATGCCGAAGCGGGTCGGGCAGTGCGTGATGACCTGCCCCACCACGGCCGTGTACAACGCCATGCCGGAGTCCGAGGAGCAGATCCCGCTGGGGAGTCAGCTCCGCTACTTCGGTGACGGCTTCCAGAAGAGCAAGGTGCTCGACGGCCGGCGGTACTGGCGGGTGCCGGTGATGGACGGCGAGTTCGTGTGCGAGGAGCAGCTGGGGGTCGCCAAGGGGGTGGCGGGCGGCAACATCATCGTGCAGGGGATCGACCAGGCCGCAGCGCTCGCTTCGGCCCGGCGGGTGAGCAAGGCCCTGGCGCCGCTGGCGGGGGTGATCACGCCGTTCCCGGGCGGCGTGGTCCGCAGCGGCAGCAAGGTCGGCTCGCGGTACAAGGGGCTGGTCGCCTCGACAAACGACGCCTTCTGCCCAACGCTGCGTGGCCGGGTCGAGGGGGGCCGTGTTGAGAGTGAACTGGTCGACGCGGCCCAGGCGGCTTGTGAGATCGTGTTCAACGGTGAAAGCGAGGAGGCGGTCGGCCACGCGACCCGAGTCGCCCTGCAAGCCGCCGCCGGCGACGGGGTTCCGGCGGTCAGCGCTGGCAACTACGGCGGCAAGCTCGGCAAGTTTCACTTCCACCTGAAGGACTATTGCTGA
- the purE gene encoding 5-(carboxyamino)imidazole ribonucleotide mutase produces the protein MTGPLVGVIMGSHSDWETMRPAVEVLEQFGVACERQIVSAHRTPELMVDYAKGAASRGLQVIIAGAGGAAHLPGMVASLTTLPVLGVPVQSRALSGIDSLLSIAQMPGGVPVGTLAIGSAGAKNAGLLALRILATTRPDLRDKLTTYRDQQAKAALEKELE, from the coding sequence GTGACTGGGCCCCTTGTGGGCGTGATCATGGGCTCGCACAGCGACTGGGAGACCATGCGCCCGGCGGTCGAGGTGCTGGAGCAGTTTGGCGTCGCGTGCGAGCGGCAGATCGTCTCGGCCCACCGCACACCAGAGCTGATGGTCGACTACGCCAAGGGCGCCGCGTCTCGCGGGCTGCAGGTGATCATCGCGGGCGCCGGCGGCGCGGCGCACCTGCCGGGCATGGTCGCCTCGCTGACGACACTGCCGGTGCTCGGCGTGCCGGTGCAGAGCCGGGCGCTGAGCGGCATCGACTCGCTGCTGTCGATCGCCCAGATGCCGGGCGGCGTGCCCGTGGGGACGCTGGCGATCGGCTCGGCCGGTGCGAAAAACGCAGGGCTGCTCGCCTTGCGGATCCTGGCGACCACGCGGCCCGACCTGCGGGACAAACTGACTACCTACCGTGATCAGCAGGCCAAGGCGGCCCTGGAGAAGGAATTGGAATGA
- a CDS encoding 5-(carboxyamino)imidazole ribonucleotide synthase has translation MSSEAPLTLTTPLAAGATLGVFGGGQLGRMFCEAAAKLGFRTHVYSPDSGGPAAQVADLHTSADYHDFAEVDRFARSVQAVTLEFENVPVAAVEAAGRHTRVRPSGEVLFTVQDRLREKRFLAGAGVPVAPFASVRTAGECYVAIDQIGVPAVLKTTKFGYDGKGQAKIDAADKAVEAWDYLGRHACVLEGFVDFAREVSVIVARGADGGVSLCGPIENDHANHILDVSVLPASCSEESAAKAREIAKQVATELDLVGVLCVEFFETQDGQMIVNEIAPRPHNSGHLTIEGCEASQFEQQARAMAGLPLASMDNPRPVAMANLLGDLWADGEPKWEAAKAIPGVNLHLYGKGDARPGRKMGHLTAVADTVEAAREAVLAARRALTD, from the coding sequence ATGAGCTCGGAGGCTCCACTAACCCTCACCACGCCGTTGGCGGCCGGGGCCACGCTCGGCGTGTTCGGTGGCGGGCAACTCGGACGGATGTTCTGCGAGGCGGCCGCCAAGCTTGGCTTTCGGACGCACGTGTACTCGCCCGACTCGGGCGGCCCCGCCGCCCAGGTGGCCGACTTGCACACGTCGGCCGACTACCACGACTTCGCCGAGGTCGACCGCTTCGCGCGGTCGGTCCAGGCGGTGACGCTCGAGTTCGAGAACGTGCCGGTCGCCGCGGTCGAGGCCGCTGGTCGGCACACCCGGGTGCGGCCCTCGGGTGAGGTGCTGTTCACGGTGCAGGACCGGCTGCGGGAGAAGCGGTTCCTGGCGGGCGCCGGCGTGCCGGTGGCGCCGTTCGCCTCGGTCCGGACCGCGGGCGAGTGCTACGTCGCAATCGATCAGATCGGCGTGCCAGCCGTGCTTAAGACCACCAAGTTCGGGTACGACGGAAAGGGGCAGGCCAAGATCGACGCGGCCGACAAGGCGGTCGAGGCGTGGGACTACCTGGGCCGGCACGCGTGCGTGCTCGAGGGCTTCGTCGACTTCGCCCGCGAGGTGTCGGTCATCGTCGCGCGGGGAGCAGACGGGGGGGTCTCGCTGTGCGGGCCGATCGAGAACGACCACGCCAACCACATCCTGGACGTCTCGGTGCTGCCGGCGAGCTGCAGCGAAGAGTCGGCGGCCAAGGCCCGCGAGATTGCCAAGCAGGTGGCGACCGAGCTCGACCTGGTTGGCGTGCTGTGTGTCGAGTTCTTCGAGACCCAAGACGGCCAGATGATTGTCAACGAGATCGCCCCGCGGCCCCACAACTCGGGGCACCTGACGATTGAGGGCTGCGAGGCGTCGCAATTCGAGCAGCAGGCCCGCGCGATGGCGGGGCTGCCGCTGGCGTCGATGGACAACCCGCGTCCGGTCGCGATGGCCAACCTGCTGGGCGATCTGTGGGCCGACGGCGAGCCCAAATGGGAAGCCGCCAAGGCGATCCCCGGGGTGAACCTGCACCTGTACGGCAAGGGCGACGCCCGACCGGGGCGGAAGATGGGGCACCTGACCGCGGTCGCCGACACCGTGGAGGCGGCGCGCGAGGCGGTTCTCGCCGCCCGACGAGCCCTGACCGATTAG
- a CDS encoding glutathione peroxidase, with amino-acid sequence MLIRSIVTMLSLMLLPAAKAAETAPDLGERASALDFEMAKLGKDGKVNLSKEYEGKVVMLVNVASRCGLTPQYEALQMLHEKYADRGLAIVGVPCNQFGGQEPGAPQEILTFCKTNYDVGFDLLEKSNVKIKGDNQTPIYQYLTSKQTNPEYAGEISWNFTKFLFNRDGDVIARFEPRTKPDSPEVVAAIEAALAEKK; translated from the coding sequence ATGCTGATCCGCTCGATAGTTACGATGCTCTCGCTGATGCTGCTCCCCGCGGCCAAGGCCGCCGAAACCGCCCCGGACCTGGGCGAACGAGCCAGCGCTCTCGACTTCGAGATGGCGAAGCTCGGCAAGGACGGGAAGGTCAACCTGTCCAAGGAGTACGAGGGCAAGGTCGTCATGCTGGTGAACGTCGCGAGCCGCTGCGGGCTGACGCCGCAGTACGAGGCCCTGCAGATGCTGCACGAAAAGTACGCCGACCGAGGCTTGGCGATTGTCGGCGTGCCGTGCAACCAGTTCGGTGGCCAGGAGCCGGGCGCTCCGCAGGAGATTCTCACCTTCTGCAAAACCAACTACGACGTCGGTTTCGATCTGCTTGAGAAGAGCAACGTAAAGATTAAGGGGGACAACCAGACCCCGATCTACCAGTACCTGACGTCGAAGCAGACCAACCCAGAGTACGCCGGCGAGATCTCCTGGAACTTCACCAAGTTCCTGTTCAACCGTGACGGCGACGTGATCGCGCGGTTCGAGCCCCGCACCAAGCCGGACTCGCCGGAGGTGGTCGCCGCGATCGAGGCCGCGCTCGCCGAGAAGAAGTAG